A region of Cyanobacteria bacterium GSL.Bin1 DNA encodes the following proteins:
- the purQ gene encoding phosphoribosylformylglycinamidine synthase subunit PurQ, which yields MKFGVVVFPGSNCDRDVAYVTQDLLGQPTRLIWHQETDISDLDVMIIPGGFSYGDYLRCGAIAQFSPIMKAVQEHAAKGKPVLGICNGFQILTEVGLLPGALIRNQELHFVCDRVPLKIENTQSIWTGNYPEKAVITLPIAHGEGRYFADADTLTSLEDNGQVLFRYCSSQGKVNEASNPNGSLHNIAGITNQKGNVLGMMPHPERASDPVLGATDGFHLFQGLLKETVMV from the coding sequence ATGAAATTTGGAGTGGTGGTCTTTCCCGGATCGAACTGCGATCGCGATGTTGCTTATGTAACCCAAGATTTGTTAGGGCAACCGACGAGATTGATTTGGCATCAGGAAACCGACATTTCTGATCTTGATGTCATGATTATTCCGGGCGGATTTAGTTATGGGGATTATTTACGCTGTGGCGCGATCGCGCAATTTTCTCCCATTATGAAAGCGGTACAAGAGCATGCCGCTAAAGGAAAACCCGTCCTTGGCATCTGCAATGGCTTTCAGATCTTAACCGAAGTGGGCTTACTGCCTGGGGCACTGATTCGCAATCAAGAGTTACATTTTGTCTGCGATCGCGTGCCCTTAAAAATAGAAAATACGCAATCAATTTGGACCGGAAACTATCCTGAAAAAGCCGTGATCACCCTGCCCATTGCCCATGGTGAAGGGCGATACTTTGCTGATGCTGACACCTTAACGTCTTTAGAAGATAATGGACAAGTGCTCTTCCGTTACTGTAGTTCTCAAGGCAAAGTCAACGAGGCAAGTAACCCAAACGGTTCACTCCATAATATTGCCGGCATTACCAATCAAAAGGGGAATGTTTTAGGAATGATGCCTCACCCGGAACGAGCATCTGATCCCGTGCTGGGCGCAACGGATGGCTTTCATTTATTTCAAGGATTATTGAAAGAAACAGTGATGGTTTAA